From the Acidobacteriota bacterium genome, the window GCCACGGCGAGCTGACGAGCTGGCTCGCGCTCCACGGCGCGAAGGTGACGACGCGCGACATCTCGCCGCGCATGGTCGAGATCGCCCGCCGCGTCGCCCGCCGGCTCGGGGTCGAAACGAGCATCACCTTCGATGAAGGCCCGGGGGAAACCCTTCCATACTCCGACGCCGCGTTCGACGTCGTCTTCGGGCACGACGTCCTCCACCACATGGACCTCCCCCGCGCGTCCTCCGAGATCCGGCGCGTCCTCGCCCCCGGCGGCCGCGCCGTCTTCGCGGAGCCCCTCGGCCACAACCCGGTGCTCAACCACTACCGCGACGCGAGCCCCGAGACGCGCACCCCCGACGAAAAGCCGCTCCTCTTCGCCGACTTCGACGTGCTGCGGGCGGGCTTCGCGTCGTTTCGCCACACGGAGTTCCACCTCCTCACGATGGCGCTGTACCTGTGGTTCCGCTGGGGAGAGGGGCTCGACCCGAACAAGGTCCGGTACTGGAAGAGGCTGATCGAGGAGGCCGATCGCTACCGCCGGCCGTTCGCGGTCCTGAACGCACTCGACCGCGCGCTCCTCGGGATCTTTCCGCCGTCGAGGCGCTGGTGCCGCATGACCGTGATCGAGCTGGGGAAGTAGGGGCGCGGGCGGCCGCAGGGGGCGTCATCTTTCGACGCCGTCGCGGAGGGCCGCCCCGTGGAGGTTGGGGGTGCGGCCGTCCCAGCACAGGGCGGCCCACCGCGCGGGGCTTCCGGGGGCGCCCGCCGGCAGGGTGGCGGGCGCCCCGGAGACTTCGTCGAGCTCGTCAGCCGCGGACGGAGACGATCACTTCCTTGCCGCGGAACATCTCGGGATCGAGGATCTCGACCTTCGCGCTCGAGCCGTCCTCGGACGTCTCGATCTTGAAGTCGCGACCTTCCTGGTAGATCGCGGGGAGGACGCGCACCCCCTTGATCGACTCGAGGCCGTAAGGCTGCGGCGTCAGGTTGATCGTCGTCGACTTCCGGAGGTCGAGCGCCTCTGAGAACCGGATCCCCTTCATGTCCTTCACGTGCTTGAAGACCGTCGTCAGGTTGCCGCTGTCCTTGAGCTTCTGCTCGCTGTCGGAGTGGTAGAAGAGCGAGTTCTGCCGGAAGGCGAGGTCGGCGTCGAGCCCGGCGACTTTCGTCTCGAGGTTGGTGTTGTCCTGCTTCAGCCCGGTCACCTCGGCCTCGAGCTGGCCGCGGCGGTCGGTGAGCGTCGCGATGTCGGTGCTCAGCCCCGAGATGTCGGACTCGAGCCTGGACTTGGTCTCCTCGAGGGCGGCCTTCTGGGCGAGGGCGGCGTCGCGCTCGGAGAGGATCTGGCGCTTGACGGCGCGGCGCACGACGAGCGGCGTCTGCCCGGCCTCACCCTGCGTCACGTACGTCCGGAAGGTGTCGTGCTCCTGGTCGTAGAAGAACCACACTTTGTTGCCGGGGAGGAGCTCGTCGGTCTGATCGATCGAGGCGAGAATCGTCTTCGCCTTCGCCTTGTCGAGCTTCGCCTCGCCGACGAGGTAGTCCATCGCGAGATCGTGGTGGCTGTCCCCCTTCTTCGCGATCACGAACTTGTCGGGGAGCGTCTGCTCGAGGTGAAGGACCTTCTCCTGGAGGCTGCGGATCGTCTCGCGGTCCTTGATGATCCCCTCGAGGAGCGCCTTGTACGAGACGTCCTTCTCCTCGCTCACGAGCTGGTTGAGGACGTCCTTCTGCTCGGAGTTCAGGTTGTCGTTGAAGATCTCGCCGAACTGGATCTGGCGCTCGCCGGGCTTGCGCGTCGCGTTGAACGAGTCGATCCGCTTCATCATCACGTCGGTCGTCTCGTCGATGCGCCCCTTGTCGGTCCGAAGCTGCGCGAGGAGCTCGTCGGGGCTCGAGGGAGCGGGGCCGGACAGACCCTTCTGGAGCGCATCACCGCTGCACGCGACGCTGCCGAAGACGACGAGGCCGGCGAGCACCGTCGCGGCCGCGAAGACGCCGAAGACGACGGCGCCGGTTCCGAAACTTCCCTTCCTGGTTCCTGGAGCGTTCATCTGTGGGCCAACCTCCTGGGGTGGGCGTGTGGGCGCCCGATCTCGTGGGCTTTCGGAGGGGGGCCAAGCACGAACTGTGCCCATGGGTGGACCGCGGGCGCGGCCGGGTGGCGCCATGGGGTATCCGCCTGTGGAGGCGGGCGCGGCGAGGGGGATCGCCCCTCGGGCGACTCGGAGAGCCCGCGGGAGGCGACCTGCCGTGCGAGTCCTACCGTCCATCTCCCCCGGAATTCCTCCGGCATTCCGTCCGGAGATCCCCGACGGGCGGAGAGATCAGGGGGCCTCGGATTCGGAGGTGGAGGCGGCGCCCGGGCCGTAGATCTCGTCGAGGTAGGCACAGATGTCCTCGGACTCCGTCACGACCATGTTGTGCTCCGGGTCGGCGAGGACCGGGACGAGCTTCTGGCCGGAGATCGCCTCGACCCTCTCGCGCTCGCTCCGGTCCGACGAAACGGTCCGCGAGATCCAGTCGAGGCCGAGATCGTCGAGCTTGCGCCGCACCCTCGCGCAGTGGGGGCACGATTCGAACTGGTAGAGCTCGATCATCTCAGGCGCTCCTCAGCTTCGCGAAGGCCTCGCCTGCTGCGGCGATCGTGGCCTCGACGTCGGTGTCGGTGTGCGCGAGCGAAACGAAAAAGGCCTCGAACTGGGCGGGAGGGAAGTAGACGCCGCGATCGAGCATCGCGTGGAAGAAGGCCGCGTAGCGGCGGGTGTCGGACCGCACCGCCGTCGCGTGGTCGGTGACGGGGCCGTCGGTGAAGAAGACCGTCATCATCGATCCGACCCTGTTGATCGTGACGGGGACTCCGGCGTTGCGGGCCGCTTCGGCCAGCCCTCCCTCGAGCGCGGCCGAGATCGTCTCGAGCCGGGCGTACGTCCCGGGCTCGCGGAGCGCCTCGAGCGTCTCGATCCCCGCCCTCATCGCGAGCGGGTTCCCCGACAGCGTCCCCGCCTGGTAGACGTCCCCCTCGGGGGCGATCCGCGCCATGAGATCGGCCCGGCCGCCGTAGGCGCCGACCGGGAGGCCGCCGCCGATGATCTTCCCGAGCGTCGTGAGGTCCGACGCGACGCCGAAGCGCTCCTGCGCTCCGCCGTAGGCGAGCCGGAAGCCGGTCATCACCTCGTCGAAGATGAGAAGGACGCCGTGCTTCGCGGTCAGCTCGCGGACCCCCGCCAGATAGCCGGGGGCCGGCGGCACGCACCCCATGTTCCCCGCGACGGGCTCGAGGATCACCGCGGCGATCGAATTTCCGTGGGCCGCCAGCGCGGCGGAGAGCGCGTGAAGGTCGTTGTACGGGGCGGTCCGCGTCTCGGCGGCCACGGCGGCGGAAACCCCGGGGCTCCCGGGGATGCCGAGCGTCAGCACCCCCGATCCGGCCTTCACGAGCAGCGAGTCGACGTGGCCGTGGTAGCACCCTTCCATCTTCAGGATCGCGTCGCGTCGCGTCACCGCGCGGGCGAGGCGCAGCGCGCTCATCGTCGCCTCGGTCCCCGAGTTGACCATGCGCACGCGCTCGACCGACGGGAAGGCGCCACAGACCAGGGTCGCGAGCTCGATCTCTGCGGGGGTCGGCGCGCCGAAGGAGACGCCGGAGGCGGCCGTCTGGGCCAGCGCCTTTACGACGCGGCCGTGCGCGTGGCCGAGGATGAGCGGCCCCCACGAGCCGACGTAGTCGATGTAGTCGTTCCCGTCGGCGTCGAAGACGTGCGAGCCCCGGGCGCGGATGATGAACAGCGGGTCGCCGCCGACGCCCCGGAAGGCGCGGACGGGGGAGTTCACGCCCCCCGGGATGACGCGGCGGGCGCGCTCGAAGAGGCGGCGCGAGGTCTCGACCGATCGGGGGGGGGCGGATCCGGACACGGCGTCAGCCTCGCGCGGGGCGCGCGAGGAGCCGGGCCGCCTCGCGCGCGAAGTACGTCAGAATCAGATCGGCGCCGGCGCGCTTGATCGACGTGAGGGTCTCGAGGATCGCGCGCTCGCGCTCGATCCAGCCGCGCTCGGCGGCCGCGAGGAGCATCGAGTACTCGCCGCTGACGTTGTAGGCGGCGACGGGGACATCCACGCGCTCGCGCACCCGGCGGATGATGTCGAGGTAGGGGAGGGCCGGCTTCACCATGACCATGTCGGCCCCCTCGGCGAGATCGAGGTCCACCTCGCGGAGGGCCTCGCGGGCGTTGGCCGGGTCCATCTGGTAGCCGCGCCGGTCGCCGAACTTCGGCGCCGACTCGGCCGCCTCGCGGAAGGGGCCGTAGAAGGCGGAGGCGTACTTCGCGGCGTACGAGAGGATCGCGATCTCCTGGTGCCCCGCCTCGTCGAGCGCGCCGCGGATCGCCGCGACGCGGCCGTCCATCATGTCGGAGGGGGCGACGACGTCGGCCCCCGCGCGCGCGAAGGAGACGGCCGAGCGCGCGAGGAGATCGAGCGTCGGGTCGTTCGCGACCTCGTTCGACTCGATGACGCCGCAATGGCCGTGGTCGGTGTACTCGCAGAGGCAGACGTCGGCGATGAGGAGCACGCCGGGGGCCTTCTCCTTCAGCTCGGCCAGAGCGCGCTGGACGATGCCGCGGGAGTCATAGGCCCCGGTGCCGCGCGCGTCCTTCGACGCCGGGATGCCGAAGAGGATGACGCTGACCACCCCTTCCTCGCGCGCCGCCTTCACCTCGTCCACGAGCGTGTCGATGGAGTGCTGGTGCACCCCGGGCATTGCGGCGATCTCGCGCCTTATCCCCTTCCCCTCGCAGACGAAGAGCGGGTAGATGAAGTCGGTCGGGGCGAGCTCGGTCTCCCGCACCATCGATCGCAGCAGGGCGGTGCGGCGGAGCCGTCGCGGTCTTTCCGTCGGGAAGGACATTTTATTCCTCGTGCTCGCCCTCGTCCCCCTGGAAGAAGAAGAAGCGCGCGCACTGGGAGGAGCAGAAGTACCGGCCGCTCACGTGATGTCGGCAGTCGTCGCAGACTTCCTTGTTGCAGATGGGGCACTTGGTGAGGCGGACCTTCTCGTCGGACTTCGAGCACTTGGAGCAGTTCACGGCGGGGCCCCCTTTTCGCGCGGAGTATAACACCCGACCCCGGAGTGTCCGTCGGAGCCGGCCACGCCACTTCTTGACTCCGATCCACCCCCTCCCTATCCTGCCGCCTCCGGTCAAAACACGATGGCGGCGTAGCTCAGCTGGTTAGAGCACGCGGCTCATATCCGCGGGGTCGGAGGTTCGAGTCCTCCCGCCGCTACCATCGATCTCCACCCGGCGCACTCACCATGCCGCATGCTCAAGGCCCCCGGCGCCCCCACGACCCCGTGGCGGAGGCCTTTCGCCGCGCGATCGACAGGCACCGGATGATCTCCCCGGGAGCCTCCGTCCTCGCCGCGGTGTCGGGAGGCGGCGACTCCGTCCTGATGCTGCGGCTGCTGGTGCAGCACCGCGCCGCCTGCCCCTTCGAGCTCCGCGTCGCGCACCTGAACCACGCCCTCCGCGGCGCCGAGAGCGACGCCGACGAGGCCTTCGTGCGCGATCTCGCGGCGCGCCACGGGCTCGCCTTCACGAGCGCGCGGGCGGACCTGACGCGAGCCCCCGGTCGCCGCGGCCTCGCGGGGATGTCGCCGGCGACGGCGGACGGGTTCATCCGGCCGCTCATCGGAGTGCGCCGCGCCGCGGTGCGGGCGTACCTCTCGGCGTGCGGCGAGGCGTATCGCGACGACGCGACGAACGAGGACGTCACGAGGACGAGGAACCGGATCCGGCTCCGGCTGGCGCCGATCCTGGAGGCGGAGTTCGAAGGCGCGATCGAGAGGCTGGCGGCGGAGGCGGAGCTGCTCGCCCCCGAAGAGGCGTTCCTCGACGAGGCGGCGGCGACGCTTCTCGCCGGCGCGGCATCCACCATCCCGCCGCGTGTGGGCGAGGCGCCGATCGCCCTGGCGCGCCGGGCCGTTCGGCTCGCGGCCGAGGCCTCCGGCAACGCCTCGCGGCGCCTCGAGCGGGACCACGTCGACGCGATCCTCGACCTGCTCCGCCGGGCGGCGGCCGGCCAGGGGATCGATCTCCCCGGGGGCGCCCGGGCCGAGAAGGGCCCCGCGGGCGTGGTGATCCGGGAGCCGGGGGAACGGAGTGGATAACCGGACGACCCTGCCTATAATAAGGACGCCGACACTCAGGCCGAAAGGACGAACTTGAACGCGAGCCTCAGGGCGATCACATTCTGGGTCCTGGCGATACTTGCCGTCTTCTTTCTCTACCAGTTCTTCAAGACCCAGAGCCACCAGCAGATCGAGCTGACCTACTCGGACTTCATGAAGAAGGCCCAGGAAGGTCAGATCGCCTCCGTCACCATCTCGGGCGGCGAGAGCGGCTACGAGATCGAGGGGGAGTACAAGAACGCGAGCGAGGACAAGAAGTACCTCCGCTCCTTCGCCCTCCCCGACGACAAGCTCCTCTCGACCCTCCAGTCCAACGGCGTCCAGGTCACGGTGAGGAAGCCCAAGGACAGCCCCTACCTCCTCACGCTCATCTCGTGGGCGCCGATGCTCCTCATCATCGGCATCTGGATCTTCTTCATGCGCCAGATGCAGTCGGGCGGGAACAAGGCGCTCTCGTTCGGCAAATCGAAGGCGAAGCTCCAGTCGAGCCAGGGTAAGAAGGTGACGTTCAAGGACGTCGCCGGCGTCGACGAGGCGAAGGACGAGCTGCAGGAGGTCATCGAGTTCCTGAAGGAGCCCCAGAAGTTCCAGAAGCTCGGCGGGCGCATCCCCAAGGGCGTTCTCCTTCTCGGGCCTCCGGGGACCGGGAAGACCCTCCTCGCGAAGGCGATCGCCGGCGAGGCCAACGTCCCCTTCTTCAGCATCTCCGGCTCCGACTTCGTCGAGATGTTCGTCGGCGTCGGCGCGAGCCGCGTGCGCGATCTCTTCGAGCAGGGGAAGAAGAACGCGCCGTGCATCGTCTTCATCGACGAGATCGACGCGGTCGGTCGCCATCGCGGCGCCGGCCTCGGCGGCGGCCACGACGAGCGCGAGCAGACGCTGAACCAGCTCCTCGTCGAGATGGACGGCTTCGAGTCCAACGAAGGCGTCATCCTCATCGCGGCGACGAACCGCCCCGACGTCCTCGACCCGGCGCTCCTGAGGCCCGGGCGCTTCGATCGACGCATCGTCGTCGATCGCCCCGACGTCCGCGGGCGCGAGGAGATCCTCAGGGTCCACACGCGCAAGATCCCGATGTCCGACGACGTCGAGGTGCCCATCCTCGCGCGCGGCACCCCCGGCTTCAGCGGGGCCGATCTGGCGAACCTCGTCAACGAGGCGGCCCTCGCGGCGGCGCGCGTCAACAAGAAGGCCGTCGCGATGGAGGACTTCGAGGCGGCGAAGGACAAGGTCCTCATGGGCGCGGAGCGGAAGAGCCTCATCATCTCCGACGCCGAGAAGCGCAACACCGCCTACCACGAGGCGGGGCACGCGCTCGTCGCGGTCTTCCACCCCCATGCCGACCCGCTCCACAAGGTGACGATCATCCCCCGGGGGATGGCGCTCGGCCTGACGACGCAGCTTCCCGCGGACGATCGGCACACCCTCTCGCGCGAGTTCCTCGAAGGGCGCATCGCGGTCGCCATGGGCGGCCGGCTCGCCGAGGAGATCTTCCTCAGCACGCGCACGACCGGCGCCGGCAACGACATCGAGCACGCCACCGAGCTGGCGCGGAAGATGGTCTGCGAGTGGGGGATGAGCGAGAACCTGGGCCCCCTGACCTTCGGCAAGAAGGACGAGGCGATCTTCCTGGGCAGAGAGCTCACGCAGCACAAGGACTACTCCGAGTCGACCGCCATCCTGATCGACCGCGAGGTGAAGCGGATCATCACCGAAGCGTACGAGACGGCGCGCAAGATCATTCTCGAGCAGCGCGAGGTGCTCGAGCGCATCGCGATCGCGCTGCTCGAGCGCGAAGTCCTCGAGGCCGAGGAGATCGCGGCCCTCACGCGCGGCGACGAGCTGCCGCCGATGAAGCGCGCCAACGTGATGCCGGTCGCCGAGAAGCCGGCCGCGAAGGCCGCCGAGGACAAGTCGCGCCGCCCCGCCAAGGAGTCGGCGGGCCCGCCTCTTCCAGAGCCGCTCAAGACCTGACACACCGCCTCGTGAAAAAAACGCGGGCCCCCCTCACACTCGTCTTCTCGGTTCCCCCTCCGGGCCACGGCGGGTCGCTCTCCCCGGCCCCGGGCGCCTCCGATCTGAAGTCGCATCTCGGCCTCCGGCCCCTGGCGCTCAGCGAGTCGAGCCGCGAGGCCGCGCGCTTCATGCTCACGATCCTCGCGGACGACGACGTCCTCCTCGCGCGCGTCGCGCAGCTCGGCGCGCGGTGCGGGCTCAAGACCACGCCGGGGGCCATCACTCCGCTCCAGGGCGCCTCGTCGGATCGGCTCACGATGGGGACGCTCGCGGCGGGGCCGCGCGCGGGATTCGAGAAGATGTTCGAGGTCCTCGCCGCGTCGGGGGTCCCCGAGGAGGGCGACCTCGCGCGCCGCGGCGACGCCGCGATGATGGAGTTCTCGGCGCCGCGGGAGATCGTCTGCGGGAAGGTGACGCTCCGGGCCGCATCGCTCGCCGCAGGGGGACGCCCCCTCGTCATGGGGATCCTGAACGTCACCCCCGACTCGTTCTCCGACGGCGGGCGCTACGCCACAACCGAGGCCGCCGTCGCGCGCGGCGTCGAGCTGGTGGAGCAGGGAGCCGACATCCTCGACGTGGGCGGGGAGTCGACGCGGCCGGGCTCGGCCCGCGTCGACGCCGCGACCGAGATCGCCCGCGCCGTTCCGGTGGTCGAGGCGCTCGCCGTGCGCGTGAAGGCGCCGATCTCGATCGACACGACGAAGGCTCTCGTCGCGCGCCGGGCCGCCTCGGCCGGGGCGACGATCGTGAACGACGTCTCCGGCCTCGCGATGGACCCCGAGATGGCCGGGGCCGTCGCGGACCTCGGGCTCCCCGTGATCCTGAACCACCTGCGCGGCGTTCCCGAGACGATGCAGGCCCTCGCCGACTACCAGCACGTCGTGCTGCAGGTGCTCCTGGAGCTGGCGGCGCGGTGCCGCGCCGCGAAGGAGGCCGGCATCGCCGCATCGAAGATCGTCGTTGACCCCGGCTTCGGATTCGGGAAGCGCCCGGCGGACAACTACACCCTCCTGCGCCACCTCGGTGTCTTCCGCGCCCTCGGCGCCCCGATCCTCGCCGGCGTCTCGCGCAAGTCCTTCCTCGGCGCCGCGACGGGGCGCGCCGTCGCCGATCGCGCCGCCGCCACGCTCGCCGCCGAGGTGATCGCCGCTTCCGCAGGGGCGGAGATCCTCAGGACGCATCAGCCGCGCGAGACGATCGACGCGCTGCATGTCGCGCGCGCCGCCTTCGGCCATCTTCCGGGTGACACCCTCCCGTAAGTCATTGAAGCGTCTGGACAACGGGTGCTACATTGAACTTCGATGAGCGCGCCCCGCGAGTGAAGGAGTCGACCCCGTGACCCTCCGCGACGTGATGGAGACGATCAAGGGAGCCTTCGAGGGCTTCCGGGCCAGCCCGTTCGGCTGGGCGATCGAGCTCCTCGACATCCTCATCCTCGCCTACTTCTTCTACCAGCTCGCGCTCCTCATCAAGGGGACGCGCGCGGTCCAGATGATGATCGGCGCCGTCTTCGTCCTGGGATCGTACTGGCTCTCGGGGGTTCTTCAGTTCGTCACGGTGCACCGGTTCCTCGGCTACCTCCTCTACTGGATCCCGTTCGCGCTCATCGTGATCTTCCAGAACACCATCCGCCGGGTGCTGACGCTTTTCGGCCACAATCCGTTCTCGCAGCGCGCGCGCGCCGGCCGCCTCGAGGCCCCCATCAGCGAGATCGTCCTTGCCGTGACGGCGCTCGCCGAAAAGCGCATCGGCGGCCTCATCGTCATCGAGCGCGAGCAGGGGCTCCGGAACTTCACCGAGACGGGGATCGAGATCGACGCCGTGGTGTCGAAGGACCTGATCGTCGCGCTCTTCAATCCCGGCTCGCCGACGCACGACGGGGCCATCGTCATCCAGGAGGGGCGCATCCGCGCGGCGTCGTGTTTCCTGCCGCTCACGGTGAACCCGCAGCTCAGCAAGGCGTTCGGGTCCCGCCACCGCGCGGCCATCGGCCTCACCGAGGAGACCGACGCGATCTGCCTCGCCGCCTCCGAGGAGCGCGGGTGCGTCTCCGCGGCCTTCGAGGGACGGATCATCGAGTCGATGACGCCCGGAGCGCTCCGCGATTTCCTCTTCGAGCACCTCGGCGTGGGCGCGCCGCCGCACGAGTCGGGGCCGGCGATGACGCACGCCGCGCGGCGGGCCGGGCCGTGAGATTCTTCCGCGAGAACCTCGCGCTCAAGGTGGCGTCGCTCGCCCTGGCCATCGGCGTCTGGTTCGTCGTCCGGGGCGAGGATCGCCCGGTGCAGATCGTCTCCGTTCCGCTGGAGATCCGAAACCTTCCCGACGATCTCGCCATCGCCGGCGACGTCATCGACAGCGTCAACGTCCGCGTCAAGGCCCCCGAGGTCGTGCTCAACACGATGAAGCCCGATCGGATCACCGCGCGCCTCGACCTCGCGTCGCTTCAGAGCGGAGATCACATGGTGCGCCTGCGCCCCGAGGAGGTGCGGGTGCCGCCGGGAGCCGACGTCGTCAAGATCAGCCCCGAGTACGTGGCCGTGCGCCTCGAGCGCCGGCTCACGCGCGAGCTTCCCGTCACGCCGCGCCTCATCGGAGAGCCGGCGGAGGGTTACGTGATCGGCTCGGCGATCGTGAAGCCCGATCACGTGCGGGTCTCGGGGCCCGAGAGCGCGATGCGGCTCGCGAAGGAGGTTCTCACCGACGTCGTGCGCGTCGACGGGCGCGCGACGCCGGTCGAGATGATGGTCAACCTCTTCCCCGATCGCACGGGTGTCCGCGTCGTGGAAGGGGAGCTTGCCACCCTCACGGCCGACATTCACGAGCAGCAGGTTCTGAAGGTGTTCGAGGGGGTCCCCGTGCGTGCGGAGGGGACGACGGCGGTGGTGCGCCTCGACCCGGCGACCGTCGACGTCACGCTCGAGGGGACGCCCGGCGCCTTCGCGGGCGTCGAAAGGGGAGATCTCTCGGTCTTCGTGGATCTGACCCGGCTCGCCCTCAAGCCCGGCGCGTACCACCTCAAGCCGCGCGTCGTCTTCCGCGACGTCTCCCTCGCCTCGCGCGTCACCGTGAAGCGGACGAGCGCCGAGGAGATCGCGGTGCGAGTCCTCGGCTCGGGCGCGGCGCGTTGAAGACGAAGCGCCTCTTCGGGACCGACGGCATCCGGGCCCCCTCGGGGACCTTCCCGCTGGATCCGGCGACGATCGCCCGGGTCGGGGCGGCCCTCGTGCGGACCCTCGCGGGCGCCGATCCGGCCGGCGGAGCGATCCGGATCCTGATCGGGCGCGACACGCGCGAGTCGGGGGAGTGGATCGAGGAGACGCTCGCGCGCGCGATCGAGGGGGCCTCAGGGGTGGCGGCCGCGGCCGGCGTGGTGACGACGGCCGGGGTGGCCTGCCTGACGAGATCGTCGGGGTTCGACGCCGGCATCGTGATCTCGGCGAGCCACAATCCCTGGGCCGACAACGGCATCAAGATCTTCTCGCGCGACGGTTACAAGCTTCCCGACGCCGACGAGGCCCGGATCGAGGGGCTCGTCCTCGACGAACCGATCGACGTCGCCTCCCCCGCCCCGGCGAAGGGGCCGCGGGCGAAGGCGCCCGGCCTGCGGGATGAATACGAGCGCCATCTCGTCTCGGCCGCGGGGGGACGTCGCCTCGACGGGATGAGGATCGCGCTCGACTGCGCGAACGGCGCGTCGCACGAGACGGCGCCGAACGTCTTCACCGCGCTCGGCGCCGCGGTCACGCTGATCGGGGCCGCCCCCGACGGGCGCAACATCAACAGCGACTGCGGGTCTCTCCACCCGGCGCGCCTCCGCGACGCCGTCCTCAAGGGAGGCGCGGATCTCGGGTGCGCCTTCGACGGCGACGCCGATCGGTGCGTCCTCGTGGACGAGAAGGGGCGGATCTGCGACGGCGACTTCATCCTCTCCCGCGCCGCGCTCGCGCTCCAGGCCGAGGGAAAGCTGGCGGGGAATCTCGTCGTCGCGACCGTCATGAGCAATCTCTGGCTCGAGAGGGCGCTGAAAGCGGCCGGGATCCGGATGCTCCGCGCCCCGGTCGGCGACAAGTACGTTCTCGAGGAGATGCTGCGCACCGGGGCGAGGCTCGGCGGCGAGCAGTCCGGCCACGTGATCTTCCTCGATCACGCGACGACCGGAGATGGGATACTGACCGCGCTCACGCTCGCCGCGATCGTGCGGTCGGCCGGAGTGAGGCTCTCGGCCTGGTTCGACGAGATCCGGCCGTGCCCCCAGATACTCGTCAACGTGCGGGTGTCGACGCGCCCCGATCTCGAGAAGCATCCCGTGATCGGAGCGCGCGCTCGCGAGGTGCGGACGAAGCTCGGGGATTCCGGCAGGCTGCTCCTGAGGTACTCGGGGACGGAGCCGCTCGCGCGCGTCATGATCGAGGCCGAAGACCCCGATCAGGTCCGCTCCCTCGCGCGGGAGATGGCCGACGCGATCGAGCGCGAGATAGGGGAGAGATGACACGATGCCGAAGCTCGCGGTAAGCCTCGATCAGATCGCGGCGCTCCGGGAGTCGCGCCGCGGCGCGACCCCCGATCCGGTCGCCGCGGCGTTCGTCGCCGAGATGGCGGGGGCCGACGCGATCCTCGTCCACCTTCGCTCCGATCGCCGCCACATCCAGGAGCGGGACGTCGAGATCCTGCGGCGCACGGTCACGGCGCCCATGCACCTCGTGACCGCCGCGACCTCCGAGGCGACGCGCGCGACCGCGACCGTCAAGCCCGACAGCGTCACGCTCATCCCCGAGCGGCGCGAGGAGGTGACGACAGAGGGTGGGCTCGACATCCTCCTCAACGCCGGGCTGATCGATCGCCTGGTCACCACCATCCGCGAGTCCGAGTTCGCCGTGGCGCTTCTCGTGGAGCCCGACCTCGATCAGATCCGCGCCGCCGCGAAGATCTCGGCCGACGGCGTCATGATCAACACGCGCCACTTCGCGGAGGCGGAGGCGTCGGCTGCGGCTGAGCGCGAGCTGCTCCGCCTTCAGGAGGCGGTGCGGGGCGCGAGCCGCCTGAAGCTCCGCGTCTCCGTCGGACTCGGCCTCACGTACGCCGCCGCCGAGGCCGTCGCGCGCATCCCCGAGGTCGCCGAGATCCGCGTCGGTCACGCCATCGTCGCGCGCGCCTGCCTCGTCGGCCTGGACCGCGCCGTGCGCGAGATGAAGGAGATCGTCGCTTCCTAGGCCGCCTCTCAGCGGATCAGCGACAGCTCGCGGGCCTCCTCGCGCTTCACCGCGTACCCCGGCGCGCTCGCGGCCTCCGCCGGCATCGGGAAGGCCACCATCGTGCGCCGCGCGATCGGCGGCCGGTTGATGAAGAGCACGTACCCCGCCCCGATCAGACCGAAGATCAGGCTCGCGGCCCCGGAAGACTGACGGAACTCGAGATCGACGAAGTGGTCCGCCACGAGCGAGGCGAGCGCGCCGGTGATCGGCTGCTGCGTCTCGCGGCTGATTCCGAGCAGGAAGAAGACGTAGTCGCCGGCGAGCACCGACAGCGGCGTGAGCGCCACCGTCAGGATGCGGCCGTAGAGGTTGATCTTCCCCATCCCGCGGTTCACGGCCCACGCGACCGCGAGGCCCATCAGGATGGCGGCGAAGAGGAAGATGCGCTCGAGCCCGTACGCGACGCCGCCCCACGCGAGGGCCATACACGCCGCGGTGGCGACGCCCGCGATCGTCCCCATCCCGGGGTTCGAGGGGAGCGCGGCGTAGTCGTCGATGCGACGGCGATCCTCCTCGCCCATCCTCTCCCGGC encodes:
- a CDS encoding class I SAM-dependent methyltransferase; the encoded protein is MDGDLEERHARERSFHDSWAEEVNPDLLDPEAVATCPTTPETLHALALLGDLRGKRLLEIGCGHGELTSWLALHGAKVTTRDISPRMVEIARRVARRLGVETSITFDEGPGETLPYSDAAFDVVFGHDVLHHMDLPRASSEIRRVLAPGGRAVFAEPLGHNPVLNHYRDASPETRTPDEKPLLFADFDVLRAGFASFRHTEFHLLTMALYLWFRWGEGLDPNKVRYWKRLIEEADRYRRPFAVLNALDRALLGIFPPSRRWCRMTVIELGK
- a CDS encoding glutathione S-transferase N-terminal domain-containing protein yields the protein MIELYQFESCPHCARVRRKLDDLGLDWISRTVSSDRSERERVEAISGQKLVPVLADPEHNMVVTESEDICAYLDEIYGPGAASTSESEAP
- the hemL gene encoding glutamate-1-semialdehyde 2,1-aminomutase; the encoded protein is MSGSAPPRSVETSRRLFERARRVIPGGVNSPVRAFRGVGGDPLFIIRARGSHVFDADGNDYIDYVGSWGPLILGHAHGRVVKALAQTAASGVSFGAPTPAEIELATLVCGAFPSVERVRMVNSGTEATMSALRLARAVTRRDAILKMEGCYHGHVDSLLVKAGSGVLTLGIPGSPGVSAAVAAETRTAPYNDLHALSAALAAHGNSIAAVILEPVAGNMGCVPPAPGYLAGVRELTAKHGVLLIFDEVMTGFRLAYGGAQERFGVASDLTTLGKIIGGGLPVGAYGGRADLMARIAPEGDVYQAGTLSGNPLAMRAGIETLEALREPGTYARLETISAALEGGLAEAARNAGVPVTINRVGSMMTVFFTDGPVTDHATAVRSDTRRYAAFFHAMLDRGVYFPPAQFEAFFVSLAHTDTDVEATIAAAGEAFAKLRSA
- the hemB gene encoding porphobilinogen synthase, with amino-acid sequence MSFPTERPRRLRRTALLRSMVRETELAPTDFIYPLFVCEGKGIRREIAAMPGVHQHSIDTLVDEVKAAREEGVVSVILFGIPASKDARGTGAYDSRGIVQRALAELKEKAPGVLLIADVCLCEYTDHGHCGVIESNEVANDPTLDLLARSAVSFARAGADVVAPSDMMDGRVAAIRGALDEAGHQEIAILSYAAKYASAFYGPFREAAESAPKFGDRRGYQMDPANAREALREVDLDLAEGADMVMVKPALPYLDIIRRVRERVDVPVAAYNVSGEYSMLLAAAERGWIERERAILETLTSIKRAGADLILTYFAREAARLLARPARG
- a CDS encoding tRNA lysidine(34) synthetase TilS; this translates as MAEAFRRAIDRHRMISPGASVLAAVSGGGDSVLMLRLLVQHRAACPFELRVAHLNHALRGAESDADEAFVRDLAARHGLAFTSARADLTRAPGRRGLAGMSPATADGFIRPLIGVRRAAVRAYLSACGEAYRDDATNEDVTRTRNRIRLRLAPILEAEFEGAIERLAAEAELLAPEEAFLDEAAATLLAGAASTIPPRVGEAPIALARRAVRLAAEASGNASRRLERDHVDAILDLLRRAAAGQGIDLPGGARAEKGPAGVVIREPGERSG